In a genomic window of Flavobacteriales bacterium:
- a CDS encoding BrxA/BrxB family bacilliredoxin yields MYPPELTAPMSMDLVSAGFEELKTPEQVDKALAQPGTVLCVVNSVCGCAAGAARPGVKHSLRGAKRPDKLVTVFAGVDTDAVIQARKHFLPYPPSSPSMALFKDGKLVHFLERHHIEGRTAEMIAENLGMAYEEFC; encoded by the coding sequence ATGTACCCCCCCGAACTCACTGCCCCGATGTCCATGGATCTGGTATCCGCCGGATTCGAAGAACTGAAGACCCCCGAGCAAGTGGACAAGGCCCTTGCGCAGCCCGGCACGGTGCTCTGCGTAGTGAACAGCGTTTGCGGCTGTGCGGCAGGTGCAGCGCGCCCCGGAGTGAAGCACAGCCTTCGCGGCGCGAAGCGCCCGGACAAACTGGTGACCGTATTCGCCGGCGTGGACACCGATGCGGTGATCCAAGCGCGCAAGCACTTCCTGCCCTATCCACCCAGCAGCCCCAGCATGGCGCTGTTCAAGGATGGCAAGCTGGTCCACTTCCTGGAGCGCCACCACATCGAGGGCCGCACCGCTGAGATGATCGCGGAGAACCTAGGCATGGCCTACGAGGAGTTCTGCTGA
- a CDS encoding PKD domain-containing protein — MRSFCLSFGLLCAFAASAQTYERMVSHGPSESPQWVQLMYAPDADPGAVQAAYDAYYAVNPFVKNSHTQYFKRWKREIGHNHIPKDIAQREAYEEALGSYLDESASGDRAANWTCIGPFDWDHGAVDKSYACGAAHVYTVEQSLANTNLLYAGSANAGVWKSTDKGLNWTNVTKGMMIGTVYSVELDHTAQNTAYFGAEGDLWKTTDGGANWASIGDAAFQAANHTIRDIVLHPANNQILFVCSSQGLYRSTNGGSSFTQVQAGSWQELELKPGDPATVYAIKQVSNRTEFWRSTNSGVNFSQVGTGWPLPVDPDEQERTEIAVSASAPNTVYALCTGVADGGSGLYGVYKSTDSGTNWTFQCCGTGPGGVPTPTNKNLMGWDDAGQDDGGQYYYDLAFAVDPANANKLDVCGVQRWVSNDGGVTFTCPAKWSHSYKADYVHADIHDIRYYGNEVWVANDGGIFYSSDGGGTFNRRMFGIAGTDFWGFGAGGWTGSAVMLGGTYHNGTLLKDNNVYTNGWVSTDGGDNFRGFVHPQYDRRVLSDYGYKTLSGDRTVNNGNASWAREPNADYITGRSSEVVWHPNSVNTAFVGEGNSLWRTDDNGIGFTEVHDFGEYVTSIEVAFSDPSTMYVCTYSDWWGDKKVWRTTNGGTSWTNITPSSATINGNTWVPYDIAVSATDPQALWLVRTSQYGDYPNINGYVVFRSTNGGTSWTNITDATLNNEWPTNIAHQLGTNGGLYIGTRRAVYYRSDAAPAWALWNTGLPARIFSTRLLINYRDQKIRNGTDRSVWESTVETPSAPVANFSADKRTITCLAPSVQFYDNSVLSGNGYSWSWSFPGGSPSSSTNRSPLVTYGAPGSYDVTLTVTDAYGTSTRTITAFVTYANFTASAPMVANAEDQAVTPTGWRLENVDGLDTWTNVSVTGPTGAATRAWRLDNYYYNSPGQEDRLITPLITLAGSAGTRLRFHQAYAPYSSSGYADALRVEISTNCGTDWTTLFNAAGTALGTAPVTTSPWAPTAAGQWALRDLDLSAYDGQAVVIRFVNTNQYGNRLYLDNIEVQNNGLRLALKVLLDGPYDAAAQRMGDGLRAAGWIPVLEPYTALGFTQAADGGGELIQSGVLSRTGDDAIVDWVMVELRDAATSTSIVATRAALVQRDGDVVAEDGVSAIALLAPAGMYRIAVRHRNHFGAMTANGYNLSTTSSVIDFTSPGLAMHGTEAMRTVGAVRTLWCGNALRDAQVKYTGQSNDRDPILLIIGGAVPTNTVPGYYLEDVNLDGLVRYTGSSNDRDPILVNIGGSVPTNVRWEQLP, encoded by the coding sequence ATGCGATCCTTCTGCCTTTCCTTCGGCTTGCTATGCGCGTTCGCCGCATCCGCGCAGACCTACGAGCGCATGGTCTCGCACGGCCCGAGCGAATCGCCGCAATGGGTGCAGCTCATGTACGCCCCCGATGCCGATCCCGGCGCGGTGCAGGCGGCCTACGATGCCTACTACGCCGTGAATCCCTTCGTGAAGAACAGCCACACGCAGTACTTCAAGCGCTGGAAGCGGGAAATCGGGCATAACCACATCCCGAAGGACATCGCGCAGCGCGAGGCGTACGAAGAGGCCCTGGGGTCGTACCTGGATGAGAGCGCGAGCGGCGATCGCGCTGCTAACTGGACCTGCATCGGTCCCTTCGACTGGGACCATGGCGCGGTGGATAAGAGCTATGCCTGCGGCGCGGCGCATGTCTACACGGTGGAGCAGAGCCTGGCGAACACGAACCTGCTCTATGCAGGAAGCGCTAATGCCGGCGTGTGGAAGAGCACCGACAAGGGCCTCAACTGGACCAATGTGACCAAAGGCATGATGATCGGCACGGTGTACAGCGTGGAGCTGGACCACACGGCGCAGAACACGGCCTACTTCGGCGCGGAAGGCGATCTATGGAAGACCACCGATGGCGGCGCGAACTGGGCGAGCATCGGCGATGCGGCGTTCCAAGCCGCCAACCACACGATCCGCGACATCGTGCTGCATCCCGCCAACAACCAGATCCTCTTCGTATGCAGCAGCCAGGGCCTTTACCGCAGCACGAATGGCGGCAGCAGCTTCACGCAAGTGCAGGCGGGATCATGGCAAGAGCTCGAGTTGAAGCCGGGCGATCCCGCCACGGTCTATGCGATCAAGCAAGTGAGCAATCGCACCGAGTTCTGGCGCAGCACCAACAGCGGCGTGAATTTCTCGCAAGTGGGCACGGGTTGGCCATTGCCCGTGGATCCTGATGAGCAAGAGCGAACAGAGATCGCGGTGAGCGCCAGCGCCCCTAACACCGTTTATGCGCTCTGCACCGGAGTGGCCGATGGCGGCAGCGGCCTCTACGGCGTTTACAAGAGCACGGATAGCGGCACCAACTGGACCTTTCAATGCTGCGGCACAGGTCCCGGTGGTGTGCCGACGCCAACGAACAAGAACCTGATGGGCTGGGATGATGCCGGACAGGACGATGGCGGCCAGTACTACTACGACCTCGCCTTCGCCGTGGATCCCGCCAACGCGAACAAGCTCGATGTGTGCGGGGTGCAGCGCTGGGTGAGCAACGATGGCGGGGTGACCTTCACCTGTCCAGCGAAATGGAGCCACAGCTACAAGGCGGATTACGTGCACGCCGACATCCACGATATCCGCTACTACGGCAACGAGGTGTGGGTGGCGAATGACGGCGGCATCTTTTACAGCAGCGATGGCGGCGGCACCTTCAACCGCCGCATGTTCGGCATCGCGGGCACCGACTTCTGGGGCTTCGGCGCTGGCGGATGGACGGGCAGCGCAGTGATGCTCGGCGGCACCTACCACAACGGGACGCTGCTGAAGGATAACAACGTGTACACCAACGGCTGGGTGAGCACCGACGGCGGAGACAATTTCCGCGGCTTCGTGCATCCGCAGTACGATCGCCGCGTACTGAGCGACTACGGCTACAAGACCCTAAGCGGCGACCGCACCGTGAACAACGGTAACGCGAGCTGGGCCCGCGAGCCCAACGCGGACTACATCACCGGCCGCAGCAGCGAAGTGGTCTGGCATCCCAATTCAGTGAACACCGCATTCGTGGGCGAGGGCAATTCGCTCTGGCGCACGGACGACAACGGCATTGGCTTCACCGAGGTGCACGACTTCGGGGAGTACGTCACCAGCATCGAAGTGGCGTTCAGCGACCCGAGCACGATGTACGTCTGCACCTACAGCGATTGGTGGGGCGATAAGAAAGTATGGCGCACCACCAACGGCGGAACGAGTTGGACGAACATCACGCCGAGCAGCGCGACGATCAACGGCAACACCTGGGTGCCCTACGATATCGCCGTGAGCGCCACCGATCCGCAGGCCCTCTGGCTCGTGCGCACCAGCCAATACGGTGATTACCCCAACATCAACGGCTACGTGGTTTTCCGGAGCACCAATGGCGGGACGAGCTGGACCAACATCACCGATGCCACGCTCAACAACGAGTGGCCCACCAACATCGCGCACCAGCTGGGAACGAATGGCGGGCTGTACATCGGCACGCGCCGCGCGGTCTATTACCGCAGCGATGCCGCCCCTGCATGGGCCCTGTGGAACACAGGATTGCCCGCGCGCATCTTCAGCACGCGCTTGCTGATCAACTACCGCGACCAGAAGATCCGCAACGGCACCGACCGCAGCGTGTGGGAGAGCACCGTGGAAACGCCCAGCGCGCCCGTGGCCAACTTCAGCGCGGACAAGCGCACGATCACCTGCCTGGCGCCCAGCGTGCAGTTCTACGACAACAGCGTGCTCAGCGGCAACGGCTACTCGTGGAGCTGGAGCTTCCCCGGCGGATCGCCCAGCAGCAGCACCAACCGCAGCCCGCTCGTGACCTACGGCGCGCCCGGCAGCTACGATGTCACGCTCACCGTAACGGATGCGTACGGCACCAGCACGAGGACGATCACGGCCTTCGTCACCTATGCCAACTTCACGGCAAGCGCGCCGATGGTCGCGAATGCGGAGGACCAAGCCGTCACGCCAACGGGCTGGCGCCTGGAGAACGTGGATGGCCTGGACACCTGGACGAACGTGAGCGTGACCGGCCCGACCGGAGCGGCCACGCGTGCCTGGCGGTTGGACAACTACTACTACAACTCGCCCGGCCAGGAGGACCGTTTGATCACCCCCCTGATCACCTTGGCCGGAAGCGCGGGCACGCGCCTGCGCTTCCATCAGGCCTATGCTCCCTACAGCTCAAGCGGATATGCGGATGCGCTGCGCGTGGAGATCAGCACCAACTGCGGTACGGATTGGACCACGCTCTTCAATGCGGCCGGCACCGCGCTCGGCACCGCGCCGGTGACCACCAGCCCGTGGGCGCCCACCGCTGCCGGCCAATGGGCGTTGCGCGACCTCGACCTCAGCGCCTACGATGGACAAGCCGTCGTGATCCGCTTCGTGAACACCAATCAGTACGGGAACCGGCTCTACCTCGACAACATAGAGGTGCAGAACAATGGACTTCGCCTGGCGCTGAAGGTCCTATTGGACGGCCCCTACGATGCGGCTGCGCAACGCATGGGCGATGGTCTTCGCGCGGCCGGATGGATACCCGTCCTAGAGCCCTATACGGCACTTGGCTTCACGCAGGCGGCCGACGGCGGCGGCGAGCTCATCCAGTCTGGCGTGCTATCGCGCACAGGCGATGATGCCATCGTCGATTGGGTGATGGTGGAGCTTCGCGATGCCGCAACCTCTACGAGCATCGTGGCCACGCGTGCCGCGCTTGTGCAGCGCGATGGTGATGTGGTGGCGGAGGATGGTGTCTCGGCCATAGCGCTGCTCGCGCCGGCTGGCATGTACCGCATCGCTGTGCGGCACCGCAACCACTTCGGCGCGATGACCGCGAACGGCTACAACCTCTCCACCACGAGCAGCGTGATCGACTTCACCAGCCCTGGCCTGGCCATGCACGGCACGGAAGCCATGCGCACGGTGGGCGCGGTGCGCACCCTTTGGTGCGGCAACGCCTTGCGCGATGCCCAGGTGAAGTACACGGGCCAGTCCAACGACCGCGATCCCATCTTATTGATCATTGGGGGAGCGGTGCCCACCAACACGGTGCCCGGTTACTATCTGGAAGATGTCAACCTCGACGGCCTGGTGCGCTACACGGGCAGCAGCAACGACCGCGACCCGATCCTGGTGAACATCGGAGGGAGTGTGCCCACGAACGTGCGCTGGGAACAGCTTCCATGA
- the gdhA gene encoding NADP-specific glutamate dehydrogenase codes for MAKSNKAVDAFMAEVKKRNGSEPEFLQAVHEVAEMVIPFIEANPKYKGKMLLERMVEPERTIMFRVPWVDDKGNVQVNRGFRIEFNSAIGPYKGGLRFHPSVNLSILKFLGFEQTFKNSLTTLPMGGGKGGSDFDPKGKSDGEVMRFCQSFMTELWRHVGQFTDVPAGDIGVGGREIGFMFGQDKRLRNEFTGVFTGKGATWGGSLIRPEATGYGCVYFAEEMMKHNKTGFKGKTVAVSGSGNVAQYAIEKATQLGAKVVTASDSDGSIYDPAGINAEKLAFLMELKNVKRGRIEEYAKKFKGVTYKKGARVWDVVAKCDVALPCATQNELDGKNAKDLVKKGVKYVAEGANMPSTPEAIEVFQGAGVAFAPGKASNAGGVATSGLEMSQNSLRLSWTREEVDQRLHTIMKNIHAACVKHGKEGKGINYVKGANIAGFVKVADAMLDQGVV; via the coding sequence ATGGCAAAGTCGAACAAGGCTGTTGATGCATTCATGGCCGAAGTGAAGAAGCGCAACGGCAGCGAGCCCGAATTCCTTCAGGCCGTGCACGAAGTGGCCGAGATGGTGATCCCCTTCATCGAGGCGAACCCCAAGTACAAGGGCAAGATGCTCCTGGAGCGCATGGTGGAGCCCGAGCGCACCATCATGTTCCGCGTGCCCTGGGTGGACGACAAGGGCAACGTGCAGGTGAACCGGGGCTTCCGCATCGAGTTCAACAGCGCCATCGGCCCCTACAAGGGCGGCCTGCGCTTCCACCCCAGCGTGAACCTCAGCATCCTGAAGTTCCTGGGCTTCGAGCAGACCTTCAAGAACAGCCTCACCACCCTGCCCATGGGCGGTGGCAAGGGCGGCAGCGACTTCGACCCGAAGGGCAAGAGCGACGGCGAAGTGATGCGCTTCTGCCAGAGCTTCATGACCGAGCTGTGGCGCCACGTGGGCCAGTTCACGGACGTGCCCGCCGGTGATATCGGCGTGGGCGGCCGCGAGATCGGCTTCATGTTCGGCCAGGACAAGCGCTTGCGCAACGAGTTCACCGGCGTGTTCACCGGCAAGGGTGCCACCTGGGGCGGCTCGCTGATCCGTCCCGAGGCCACCGGCTACGGCTGCGTGTACTTCGCCGAGGAGATGATGAAGCACAACAAGACCGGCTTCAAGGGCAAGACGGTGGCGGTGAGCGGCAGCGGCAACGTGGCCCAGTACGCCATCGAGAAGGCCACCCAGCTCGGTGCCAAGGTGGTCACCGCCAGCGACAGCGATGGCAGCATCTACGATCCCGCCGGCATCAATGCCGAGAAGCTCGCCTTCCTCATGGAACTGAAGAACGTGAAGCGCGGCCGCATTGAGGAGTACGCCAAGAAGTTCAAGGGCGTCACCTACAAGAAGGGCGCGCGCGTGTGGGATGTCGTGGCCAAGTGCGATGTCGCCCTGCCCTGCGCCACGCAGAACGAGTTGGACGGCAAGAACGCCAAGGACCTGGTGAAGAAGGGCGTGAAGTACGTGGCCGAAGGCGCCAACATGCCGAGCACACCGGAAGCGATCGAAGTGTTCCAGGGAGCAGGCGTGGCCTTCGCTCCGGGCAAGGCCAGCAACGCTGGTGGTGTTGCGACCAGCGGCTTGGAGATGAGCCAGAACAGCCTGCGCCTGAGCTGGACCCGCGAGGAAGTGGACCAGCGCCTGCACACCATCATGAAGAATATCCACGCCGCCTGCGTGAAGCACGGCAAGGAGGGCAAGGGCATCAACTACGTGAAGGGCGCCAACATCGCCGGCTTCGTGAAAGTGGCCGATGCGATGCTGGACCAAGGGGTGGTGTGA